One window from the genome of Pungitius pungitius chromosome 14, fPunPun2.1, whole genome shotgun sequence encodes:
- the sptb gene encoding spectrin beta chain, erythrocytic isoform X3, whose protein sequence is MKTAGYPNVNITNFTTSWKDGMAFNALIHKHRPDLVDYNHLKRSNPTHNLHSAFNVAEQQLGVTKLLDPEDVFTENPDEKSIITYVVAFYHYFSKMKQLAVEGKRVGKVLDHAIETEQMIDKYETLASDLLTWIEQTIVVLNNRKLANSLNGVQQQLQAFNTYRTVEKPPKFQEKGNLEVLLFTIQSRMRANNQRVYTPKEGALVADINRGWERLEKAEHDRERVLRDELIRQEKLEQMARRFDRKAAMRETWLMENQRLVAQDNFGYDLPAVEAAKKKHDAIETDISAYEERVQVLVDISKELESERYHDAKRIDVRKDNILRLWDYLQELLKARRARLDKNLTLQRIFQEMLYIISWMDDMKARLLSPDFGKHLLEVEDLLQKHTLLENDIALQAERVHGASAAALKFANGDSYKPCDPQVIRDRVQHLDLCYQELCALAAQRRARLEQSRLFWNFLWEVAELESWIREKEHLFSSLDYGKDLTSVLVLQSKHSAFEDELGARRANLDQVLAAGDEMIQAKHFGSPKVQECMEDIGRQWQQLEELAAFRKQNLQDTQRFFQFQGDADEFKAWLLDAKRQMSSDDMGHDEYTTHRLLTKHKHLKNETIKNGATIDALSKQANALPEELQNTPDIQRRLKDIKDLYMELMSLADLRQKKLDDAMALYTIFSETDACELWMGQKETWLVGLEVPEKLEDLEVVQNRLSILAQDMANVQSRVDDVNKAVKQLEDSRHPRTKEVKECQLRLNKRWEAFKALVEDKKRKVDSAVSLNNYRLECDETETWIKDKTRVIESTQDLGNDLAAVMTIQRKLFGMERDLAAIENKLTFLRKEADQLATDHPENAEDILARRGELETAWDALKKTLKDREDSLGEVSKLQTFLQDMDDFQSWLFKTQKAVASEEMPASLPETEEQLSLHDAVREDIANREEDYHRVRDTGAQVTRGQEDDPQYQQLEQRLKGLDRGWVELQKMWDSRKDLLDQGLGFQQFMRDGKAVEAILNNQEYTLAHIDEPDTLAGAEKALKKHEDFVSTMEANEDKIDGALRGGQRLVDASNLYSGKVHDKMGSIRDRNNKNKRRAREVSEKLNDNRDLQHFLQNTQDLTVWINEKMLTAQDTSYDEARNLHSKWLKHQAFMAELVSNKDWLNKVDQEGQELMESKPEFEPIVTERLTKLHELWDKLESTTQEKARLLFDANRSELYDQSLTDMRKWLGGLQQQLQSGDQDVNDLTKANILLKKHQMTENQVRDRARELEELQEAVRKHSGGREDQADIEAEQQALQRDFQQLLTPLAQRKGKLEAAKAVHQFYRDLADELLWIEERMPQAMSQENGHNLQTVQMLLKKNQTLQREIEGHQPRVDEVLERGGRMASAAGAEGRPEAERIAEQLKELEEAWVRLQGEVAQRRGRLSGSSLAQHYYNDADEAEAWIGEQELYMIAEEKAKDEQSAMLMLKRHMTLKQAADDYSDSIQSLADRAQKMFAEDHPDGEEIIRRQSQVDKQYVGLKELAEDRRKKLDHTYHHFLLSREVEELEHWIAERDMVASSQEMGQDLDHVTLLRDKFREFARETGMVGQERVDLVNEAIDELIEAGHTEAANMAEWKDTINESWADLLELIDTRAQLLTTSYELLKYFDDGKELIAQIHEKQKELPDDVGEDFSKAESFHRMHAAFERDISALGKQVQHFQDTASRLHAQYAGGQADAIQSKEQEVVEAWKGLLDACDGRRAQLVDTAEKFRFFTTVRDLMAWMESIIQQIETQEKPRDVSSVELLQKYHQGIRSEIEARGAKFTDCIDLGKTLLTRKHRDSAEIKEKLVQLIEKRKEMMFKWDDRWDWLRLLLEVCQFARDASVAEAWLIAQEPYVSSRDLGRTVDEVEKLLKRHEAFEKSTATWEERFSALERLTTLELLELRNQQQEMEQFLKEEQRSDKDSRREDTGFVEESSQLCTIEEQTISGSGAVEPSSGLLEEAAGDSTVPLGSQMRESGSLELEPSVSVATPTELERAATMPADTPRAQAVLQEGVLGRKHDVEGSGKKASNRSWNNLYCVLKPGQLSAYKDAKSFGHGVTFHGEDPLSLSNATWEFLTNYKKKKHVSKLRLRDGSEYLFQFKDEEELQRWSQAMEKAVQPLAAEEAASGSKTHSLPPPPSSSSSTALPELSSAKKDKEKKFSRFAKKK, encoded by the exons ATGAAAACGGCAGG ATATCCCAATGTCAACATCACAAATTTCACTACCAGCTGGAAAGACGGCATGGCCTTCAACGCTCTCATACACAAACACCG GCCAGACCTGGTGGATTATAACCATCTGAAGAGATCAAACCCGACCCACAACCTCCACAGCGCCTTCAacgtagcagagcagcagcttggCGTGACCAAGCTGCTGGACCCCGAAG ATGTGTTCACAGAGAACCCGGATGAGAAGTCGATCATCACGTACGTCGTGGCATTTTACCACTACTTCTCAAAGATGAAGCAGCTCGCCGTCGAGGGCAAGAGAGTTGGAAAG GTCCTGGATCACGCCATCGAGACGGAGCAGATGATTGATAAGTACGAGACTCTGGCGTCGGACCTGCTGACGTGGATCGAGCAGACCATCGTCGTGCTGAACAACCGGAAACTCGCCAACTCGCTGAACggagtccagcagcagcttcaggccTTCAACACGTACCGCACGGTAGAGAAGCCGCCCAA gttCCAAGAGAAGGGAAACCTTGAAGTGCTGCTTTTCACAATCCAGAGTCGTATGAGGGCCAACAACCAGAGGGTCTACACGCCCAAAGAAGGAGCCCTGGTCGCAGATATTAACAGG GGCTGGGAGCGCCTGGAGAAGGCGGAGCACGATAGGGAGCGGGTCCTGAGAGACGAGTTGATCAGACAGGAGAAGCTGGAACAGATGGCGAGAAGATTTGACAGGAAGGCTGCCATGAGGGAGACCTGGCTCATGGAGAACCAGAGGCTAGTGGCTCAG GATAACTTTGGTTACGACCTGCCAGCAGTGGAGGCAGCGAAGAAGAAGCACGATGCAATTGAGACGGACATCTCTGCGTACGAGGAACGTGTTCAGGTCCTGGTGGACATCTCAAAGGAGCTGGAGTCCGAGCGCTACCACGATGCCAAACGCATCGACGTGCGGAAAGACAACATCCTGCGCCTGTGGGACtacctgcaggagctgctgaaggctCGCAGGGCGCGTCTGGATAAAAACCTGACCCTGCAGAGGATCTTCCAGGAGATGCTGTACATCATCAGCTGGATGGATGACATGAAG GCTCGACTGCTGTCTCCGGACTTTGGCAAACACTTGCTGGAAGTTGAAGATTTGTTACAGAAACACACTTTGTTGGAGAACGACATCGCGCTGCAGGCGGAGAGAGTGCACGGCGCCAGTGCTGCTGCTCTCAAGTTCGCTAACGGAGATA GCTACAAACCATGTGATCCTCAGGTGATCCGGGACCGGGTGCAGCACCTGGACTTGTGCTACCAGGAGCTTTGTGCCCTGGCGGCCCAGCGGAGAGCTCGCTTGGAACAGTCTCGCCTCTTCTGGAACTTCCTGTGGGAGGTGGCGGAGCTGGAAAGCTGGATTAGAGAGAAAGAGcaccttttctcctccctgGATTATGGCAAGGACCTGACGAGCGTGCTGGTGCTCCAGAGCAAACACAGCGCCTTCGAGGACGAGCTGGGAGCCCGCCGCGCCAACCTGGACCAGGTGCTGGCCGCGGGCGATGAGATGATCCAGGCCAAACACTTTGGCTCCCCAAAGGTTCAAGAGTGCATGGAGGACATCGGCAGGCAatggcagcagctggaggagctcgcCGCGTTTCGGAAGCAGAACCTCCAGGACACCCAGAGGTTCTTCCAGTTTCAGGGAGACGCCGATGAATTCAAGGCCTGGCTGCTGGACGCCAAGAGGCAGATGAGCAGCGATGACATGGGCCACGACGAGTACACCACCCATCGGCTCCTGACGAAGCACAAGCACCTGAAGAATGAAACCATCAAGAACGGGGCCACCATCGACGCTCTATCCAAACAGGCCAATGCACTGCCAGAGGAGCTCCAAAACACCCCTGATATCCAGAGACGTCTGAAGGACATCAAGGACCTTTACATGGAGCTCATGTCGCTGGCTGACCTGAGACAGAAGAAGCTCGACGACGCTATGGCCCTGTACACCATCTTCAGTGAGACCGACGCTTGTGAGCTGTGGATGGGTCAGAAGGAGACGTGGCTGGTGGGTCTGGAGGTGCCTGAGAAGCTGGAGGATCTGGAAGTAGTACAGAATAG gTTGAGCATTCTGGCTCAAGATATGGCGAATGTTCAGTCGAGAGTTGATGACGTCAATAAAGCTGTGAAACAGCTGGAGGACAGCAGACACCCTCGCACAAAAGAGGTCAAAGAATGTCAGTTGCGACTGAATAAGAG GTGGGAGGCCTTCAAGGCCTTGGTGGAGGACAAGAAGAGGAAAGTGGATTCTGCCGTCAGTCTCAACAACTACAGGCTGGAATGTGACGAGACGGAGACCTGGATCAAAGACAAGACGCGGGTGATCGAGTCCACTCAGGACTTGGGCAACGACCTGGCGGCCGTTATGACCATTCAGAGGAAACTGTTTGGCATGGAGAGAGATTTGGCCGCCATCGAAAACAAGCTAACCTTCCTGAGGAAAGAGGCCGATCAGCTGGCCACGGACCACCCGGAGAATGCAGAGGACATCTTGGCCCGCAGGGGGGAGCTGGAAACGGCCTGGGACGCGCTAAAGAAGACCCTGAAAGACAGGGAGGACTCTTTAGGCGAGGTCAGCAAGTTACAGACCTTCCTCCAAGACATGGATGACTTCCAGTCCTGGCTTTTTAAGACCCAGAAGGCTGTGGCGTCAGAGGAGATGCCTGCCTCTCTGCCAGAGACCGAGGAGCAGCTCAGCCTTCACGACGCAGTGCGGGAAGACATAGCCAACCGCGAGGAGGACTATCACCGCGTGAGGGACACCGGGGCCCAGGTCACCCGGGGTCAGGAGGATGACCCCCAGtaccagcagctggagcagaggCTCAAGGGGCTGGACCGGGGTTGGGTCGAACTGCAGAAGATGTGGGACAGCCGCAAGGACCTTCTGGACCAGGGTCTGGGCTTCCAGCAGTTCATGAGGGACGGCAAAGCCGTAGAGGCCATCCTCAACAACCAG GAGTACACCTTGGCCCACATAGACGAGCCCGACACCTTGGCCGGGGCAGAGAAAGCCTTGAAGAAGCACGAAGACTTTGTGAGCACAATGGAGGCCAACGAGGACAAGATTGACGGCGCGCTGCGGGGAGGACAGCGCCTGGTGGACGCCAGCAACCTGTACTCCGGGAAAGTGCACGACAAAATGGGCTCAATCAGAGACAG AAATAACAAGAACAAGAGACGAGCCCGCGAGGTGTCCGAAAAACTCAACGACAACCGCGACCTGCAGCACTTCTTGCAGAACACTCAGGAT CTCACTGTGTGGATCAACGAGAAGATGCTGACAGCTCAAGACACGTCGTACGACGAGGCCAGGAACCTCCACAGCAAATGGCTGAAGCATCAGGCCTTCATGGCTGAGCTGGTGTCCAACAAAGACTGGCTGAACAAAGTAGACCAG GAAGGCCAGGAGCTCATGGAGTCCAAGCCCGAGTTTGAGCCCATCGTCACAGAGCGTCTCACCAAACTCCACGAGCTGTGGGACAAGCTGGAGTCCACGACCCAGGAGAAAGCCCGGCTGCTGTTTGATGCCAACCGCTCTGAGCTGTATGACCAGAGCCTGACTGATATGAGGAAGTGGCTCGgcgggctgcagcagcagctgcagagcggCGATCAGGACGTCAATGACCTGACTAAAGCCAACATCCTGCTGAAGAAGCATCAG ATGACAGAGAACCAGGTACGTGACCGGGCtcgggagctggaggagctgcaggaagcCGTGAGGAAGCACAGCGGAGGCCGGGAGGACCAGGCCGACATCGAGGCCGAGCAGCAGGCCCTGCAGAGGGACTTCCAGCAGCTCCTGACACCACTGGCCCAGCGCAAGGGCAAGCTGGAGGCCGCCAAGGCTGTCCATCAGTTCTACAGAGACCTGGCCGACGAGCTC CTCTGGATTGAGGAGAGGATGCCCCAGGCAATGTCACAAGAGAACGGCCACAATCTTCAAACTGTGCAAATGCTGCTGAAGAAGAACCAG ACGCTGCAGAGGGAGATCGAGGGCCACCAGCCCCGCGTCGACGAGGTGCTGGAGCGAGGGGGGAGGATGGCGTCCGCCGCTGGCGCGGAGGGACGGCCGGAGGCGGAGCGAATCGCGgagcagctgaaggagctggaggaggcgtgGGTCCGGCTGCAGGGCGAGGTGGCCCAGCGCAGGGGGCGGCTGAGCGGAAGCAGTTTGGCCCAGCATTACTACAATGACGCGGACGAGGCCGAAGCCTGGATAGGGGAGCAGGAGCTCTACATGATCGCAGAGGAGAAGGCCAAG GACGAGCAGAGTGCAATGCTGATGCTGAAGCGCCACATGACTCTTAAGCAAGCCGCGGATGACTATTCAGACTCTATTCAGAGTCTGGCTGACCGCGCCCAAAAGATGTTTGCTGAAGACCATCCTGATGG CGAGGAGATCATCAGGCGACAGAGCCAGGTGGATAAGCAGTACGTGGGACTGAAGGAACTTGCGGAGGACCGCAGGAAGAAGCTGGACCACACCTACCACCACTTCCTGCTGAGCCGGGAAGTGGAAGAACTGGAACACTGGATCGCAGAGAGAGACATGGTGGCCTCCTCTCAGGAGATGGGCCAGGACCTGGACCATGTGACG CTTCTGAGGGACAAGTTCCGAGAGTTTGCGCGGGAGACGGGGATGGTGGGACAGGAGCGAGTGGACCTGGTCAACGAGGCGATAGACGAGCTGATCGAAGCGGGCCACACGGAGGCAGCCAACATGGCCGAGTGGAAGGACACCATCAACGAGAGCTGGGCTGATCTGCTGGAGCTCATCGACACTCGAGCTCAGCTCCTCACTACGTCTTACGAGTTGCTCAA GTACTTTGACGATGGGAAGGAGCTGATCGCTCAGATCCACGAAAAGCAGAAAGAGCTGCCCGATGACGTGGGAGAGGACTTCAGCAAAGCCGAGTCCTTCCACAGAATGCACGCCGCCTTTGAGAGAGACATCAGCGCTTTAGGCAAACAG GTTCAACACTTCCAGGACACGGCTTCACGGCTTCACGCCCAATATGCAGGGGGACAAGCGGATGCCATCCAGAGTAAAGAACAGGAGGTGGTGGAAGCCTGGAAGGGCCTGCTCGACGCCTGCGACGGCCGCCGGGCGCAGCTGGTGGACACGGCGGAGAAGTTCCGCTTTTTCACCACGGTGCGAGACCTGATGGCCTGGATGGAAAGCATCATCCAGCAGATAGAGACTCAGGAAAAACCCAG GGACGTCTCATCTGTGGAGCTTCTGCAGAAGTACCACCAGGGGATCCGCTCGGAGATCGAGGCCAGGGGGGCGAAATTCACTGACTGCATCGACCTCGGCAAAACCCTGCTGACACGCAAGCACCGAGACTCTGCTGAG ATCAAAGAGAAGCTGGTGCAGCTGATCGAGAAAAGGAAGGAGATGATGTTCAAGTGGGACGACAGATGGGACTGGCTCAGACTCT TGCTGGAGGTGTGCCAGTTTGCGCGGGACGCCTCTGTGGCCGAGGCGTGGCTGATCGCTCAGGAGCCCTACGTGTCCAGCAGGGACCTGGGACGCAcggtggacgaggtggagaaACTCCTCAAGAGGCACGAGGCCTTCGAGAAATCCACCGCCACATGGGAGGAGCGCTTCTCGGCGCTGGAGCGCCTCACCACG ctggagctgctggagctgaggAATCAGCAACAGGAGATGGAGCAGTTCCTTAAAGAAGAGCAGCGCTCCGATAAGGACAGCAG GAGGGAAGACACAGGTTTTGTAGAAGAATCTTCACAGCTCTGCACTATTGAGGAACAGACTATA TCTGGCTCTGGAGCCGTGGAGCCCAGCTCAGgtctgctggaggaggccgCCGGTGACTCCACGGTGCCCTTAGGATCCCAAATGAGAGAGAGCGGCTCCCTGGAGCTGGAACCCTCCGTCTCAGTGGCGACGCCAACAGAACTAGAGCGGGCTGCCACAATGCCCGCTGACACCCCCAGAGCCCAGGCCGTGCTGCAGGAGGGCGTGCTCGGCCGCAAGCATGACGTGGAAGGGTCAGGGAAGAAGGCCTCCAACAG GTCCTGGAACAACTTGTACTGCGTGCTGAAGCCCGGTCAGCTGTCGGCTTATAAGGACGCCAAGAGTTTTGGCCACGGGGTGACGTTCCACGGCGAGGACCCTTTGTCCCTCAGCAACGCCACCTGGGAGTTCCTCACCAactacaagaagaagaagcacgTCTCCAAACTACG TCTCAGAGACGGCAGCGAATATTTGTTCCAGTTTAAAGACGAG GAGGAGCTCCAGCGCTGGAGCCAGGCCATGGAGAAGGCCGTCCAGCCCctggcggcggaggaggcggcctCGGGGTCCAAAACCCACAGTcttcctcccccaccctcctcctcttcctcaactgCACTCCCTGAGCTCAGCTCTGCCAAGAAGGACAAGGAGAAGAAGTTCAGCCGCTTCGCCAAAAAGAAGTGA